A stretch of Flavobacterium sp. N1994 DNA encodes these proteins:
- a CDS encoding T9SS type A sorting domain-containing protein — MKKIILIASILFSAIISNAQVVSTFAGSGVAGSTNGTGTAAQFNNPTAVCVDPSGNIYVAEWNGNVIRKITAAGIVTTFAGSGSAAYSDGSGTAASFNGPTGVCSDASGNIYVADRGNNRIRKITPAGVVSTLAGSISGSVDGLGTTAQFNFPHGVCIDATGNVFVTDNGNHRIRKISPAGLVTTLAGSIAGYSDGIGTAAKFYSPLGICVDASGNVFVVDNGSNKIRKITPSGTVSTIAGYAGGYVDGAGAIAQFNYPTGICIDATGSLYVTDNSNNKVRKITPAGVVSTVVGSSAGYIDGAGTIAQFKSPNGICITNSGILYIADSGNNRIRKITLCSASNISIVNIIPSTTAAVCTGQSVTLSASAGTNFLWNGGQNTNSITINPTQSTQYSVTVTNSVGCTSTASLSVSVIPNQNVIISGPNALCNGQNVTLTASGVSSYSWNNGSNSSSITVNPINTTTYTVTGTDSCGFISTSSRTVNVINTTPTIAIQQPTCNNLLGGLQVTSPLSSISSIPNTPSDLYISEVTDAAASALTYIEIFNGTGASVNLSSYKLKAYYNGNSTPAWNYPLSGNLANNSVFVVAIGSSMNIGGIVPNLFLSGTGGVNTNDNIRLTTSSDVEVDLWGETSGFDFTPSGQPGYVYKRLPTATVPSVTWNPADWTAIDPEDYSDVGTFGPFMLYEYSVDNGSWQSSTQFNNLAPGTHTISVRETTYLGCSGATTTSFFTIDNPIPQVSIIGSNFVCSGSNTTLTASGGSSYLWSNGSTSDTITVNPSVTTTYSVTATSSYGCTAIASKTITVTSLPTGTITYSGNPFCKSLTSVQVTAVGNVAYAGGTYSSTAGLSIDSVTGSINPSLSTAGAYTITYTIQPSGGCPAISTSTSIVILTTPTASISADGIIATNATITSGSAIPLQLYGTFNTVPNIQWTPATAISSATVANPVVYPSATTTYTASFVNSNGCTQTTSFIVNVTPQPNIGNLSLTSSNTTIGLFDTITVDVQLTGATNLYSLYMKLKGNAAVNQYLDYQGFTASTLLGSGGNVISTPPTATNGVLDFGITKVGPSSGYSGSGLYYTLRFVTKNITIPDGTVFCFYIDDVSAYNSSGTSCGLNNQGQNCYTFSNQIAVWPGDLNNSHTVSTADLLPIGYFYNAIGTARPNATIQWNAQPATLWGYNHSTPNGDAFKVFADSNGDGVINNADQAAIGYNMNQFHSKMSSTNPVFSSLTQNTTAAGNIIVTPSSTTINAAILPQTVTFNVSINNTGGLNNLFGISTNLIFDESVFNLSTAVIDYTGSIFGNTGSDCLVLNYASASMLSIGMTRYANAAINGQGLLFKVTLQTKSSLPALTQTQVNAMVEAANNQTGDALTIQDANTTNLTIINNLGASDIEAVGCKLYPNPVKDKLNIESATTIKLTTIYNTLGQLINSIPQNANQITIDLSNLPANNYFIKIESDDKKEVFKFIKE; from the coding sequence ATGAAAAAAATTATTCTTATTGCTAGCATCCTTTTTAGCGCAATAATTTCAAATGCTCAAGTAGTATCTACTTTTGCGGGTTCCGGAGTTGCAGGCTCTACCAACGGAACAGGAACAGCAGCTCAATTTAACAATCCCACTGCAGTTTGCGTTGATCCTTCAGGTAATATTTATGTAGCGGAATGGAATGGTAATGTAATTCGTAAAATTACTGCAGCTGGAATAGTTACTACCTTTGCAGGTTCTGGTTCTGCTGCATATAGCGATGGTTCTGGTACCGCTGCGTCATTTAATGGTCCAACTGGAGTTTGTTCAGATGCTTCTGGCAATATCTATGTTGCCGATAGGGGAAATAATAGAATCCGAAAAATTACCCCAGCCGGAGTGGTTTCCACATTGGCAGGCTCTATCTCTGGTTCAGTAGATGGATTAGGTACTACTGCTCAATTTAATTTTCCACATGGAGTTTGTATTGATGCTACTGGAAATGTATTTGTGACAGATAACGGTAATCACAGAATAAGGAAAATTTCTCCGGCAGGACTAGTTACAACTTTAGCAGGGTCTATAGCTGGATATTCTGACGGTATTGGTACTGCTGCAAAATTTTATTCCCCATTGGGAATCTGTGTTGATGCTTCCGGAAATGTCTTTGTTGTGGACAATGGAAGTAATAAAATTAGAAAAATCACTCCCTCTGGTACCGTGTCTACCATTGCAGGCTATGCTGGGGGTTATGTTGATGGTGCTGGTGCAATAGCCCAATTTAATTATCCAACTGGAATTTGTATTGACGCAACTGGAAGTTTATATGTTACAGATAATAGCAATAACAAAGTTAGAAAAATAACTCCCGCAGGAGTAGTTTCAACAGTTGTCGGTTCAAGCGCAGGTTATATTGATGGCGCAGGCACAATTGCGCAATTTAAATCTCCAAATGGTATATGCATTACTAATTCTGGTATTCTTTATATAGCGGATAGTGGAAATAATAGAATTAGAAAAATAACACTATGCTCTGCTTCAAATATTTCAATTGTTAACATTATTCCATCGACGACAGCTGCAGTTTGTACTGGACAAAGTGTTACTTTATCAGCAAGTGCAGGGACAAATTTTTTATGGAATGGAGGACAAAATACGAACTCAATAACTATAAATCCAACTCAAAGCACACAGTATTCCGTTACAGTAACTAATTCGGTAGGTTGCACATCAACTGCCTCGTTAAGTGTATCAGTAATTCCAAACCAAAATGTCATCATTTCGGGGCCAAATGCACTATGTAATGGACAAAATGTAACATTAACAGCTTCTGGCGTAAGTTCATATTCTTGGAACAACGGCAGTAACTCAAGCTCAATAACAGTAAACCCAATTAATACAACAACATATACTGTAACAGGAACTGATTCTTGCGGATTCATTTCAACAAGTTCTAGAACAGTAAATGTAATAAATACAACACCCACAATAGCAATTCAACAACCTACGTGTAATAATCTATTAGGAGGACTTCAGGTCACATCACCGCTTTCTTCTATTTCTAGTATTCCTAATACCCCATCTGATTTATATATTTCTGAAGTAACAGACGCCGCTGCTAGTGCCTTAACTTATATTGAAATATTTAATGGAACTGGGGCAAGTGTAAACTTAAGCAGTTATAAATTAAAAGCCTATTATAACGGTAATTCCACTCCTGCTTGGAATTACCCATTGTCAGGAAACTTAGCGAATAATTCTGTTTTTGTAGTTGCTATTGGAAGTTCTATGAACATAGGTGGTATTGTTCCAAATCTATTTTTGAGTGGTACTGGAGGAGTAAACACCAACGATAATATTAGATTAACAACAAGTAGTGATGTTGAAGTTGATTTATGGGGGGAAACGAGTGGATTTGATTTTACCCCTAGTGGTCAACCAGGATATGTATATAAAAGACTCCCAACGGCAACAGTACCAAGTGTAACTTGGAACCCTGCTGATTGGACAGCTATTGATCCTGAGGATTACAGTGATGTTGGCACTTTCGGACCATTTATGTTATATGAATATAGTGTAGATAATGGCTCATGGCAATCCTCAACACAGTTTAATAATTTAGCCCCAGGAACTCATACCATATCAGTAAGAGAAACAACTTATTTGGGATGTAGCGGAGCTACTACGACTAGCTTTTTTACAATTGATAATCCAATACCACAAGTTTCTATTATTGGTTCAAACTTCGTGTGCTCTGGTTCAAATACAACATTAACAGCTTCTGGAGGCAGTTCTTATTTATGGAGTAATGGTAGCACTTCAGATACAATCACTGTTAATCCATCAGTAACAACAACATATTCTGTTACTGCAACAAGTTCTTATGGGTGTACAGCAATAGCATCTAAAACTATTACTGTAACTTCTTTACCTACTGGTACTATAACGTATTCTGGTAATCCGTTTTGTAAATCATTAACATCGGTTCAAGTCACGGCAGTAGGTAATGTAGCTTATGCTGGTGGCACCTATAGTTCTACAGCTGGATTATCAATAGATTCAGTTACAGGATCAATTAATCCTAGTTTGTCGACTGCCGGGGCTTATACTATAACATATACGATTCAACCAAGTGGAGGATGTCCAGCCATTTCTACGTCAACATCAATAGTTATTCTAACTACTCCTACGGCCAGCATTTCTGCTGATGGTATTATTGCAACTAATGCTACTATCACTAGTGGTAGTGCGATTCCTTTACAGCTCTATGGGACTTTTAATACGGTACCAAATATTCAATGGACACCAGCTACAGCTATAAGTTCAGCTACTGTTGCCAACCCTGTCGTGTATCCAAGTGCTACAACTACCTATACTGCTAGTTTTGTAAATAGTAATGGTTGTACACAAACTACTTCGTTTATTGTAAATGTCACACCACAACCTAACATTGGTAATTTGAGTCTTACATCTTCTAATACAACTATTGGCTTGTTTGACACCATAACGGTGGATGTTCAATTAACAGGCGCAACAAATCTGTATAGTTTGTATATGAAACTCAAAGGAAATGCGGCAGTGAATCAATATTTAGATTATCAAGGATTTACAGCCAGTACTTTATTGGGTTCTGGCGGCAATGTAATTTCTACACCACCTACAGCAACCAACGGCGTTTTAGATTTTGGTATTACTAAAGTAGGTCCGTCATCTGGTTATTCAGGAAGTGGTTTGTACTATACCTTGCGTTTTGTAACTAAGAATATTACTATTCCTGACGGAACCGTTTTTTGTTTCTACATAGATGATGTAAGTGCCTATAATTCATCAGGAACATCTTGTGGGCTGAATAATCAAGGCCAAAACTGTTATACATTTTCCAATCAAATAGCCGTATGGCCAGGAGATTTAAATAATTCCCACACAGTATCAACAGCCGATTTATTACCTATTGGGTATTTTTATAATGCAATAGGAACGGCAAGACCAAACGCAACTATTCAATGGAATGCCCAACCTGCGACACTTTGGGGATATAATCATAGCACTCCTAATGGTGATGCTTTCAAGGTATTTGCAGACTCAAATGGAGACGGAGTAATTAACAATGCAGACCAAGCTGCCATAGGTTATAATATGAATCAATTTCATTCTAAAATGTCATCTACAAATCCTGTTTTCTCCTCACTAACACAAAATACGACTGCTGCAGGGAATATAATAGTAACACCAAGTAGTACAACTATAAATGCAGCTATTTTACCTCAAACAGTTACATTTAATGTGAGTATAAATAATACTGGAGGATTAAATAATTTATTTGGTATATCTACTAATTTAATTTTTGATGAATCTGTTTTTAATTTAAGTACTGCTGTAATTGATTATACTGGTTCTATTTTTGGAAATACTGGTTCAGATTGTTTGGTTTTGAATTATGCATCCGCTTCAATGCTAAGTATTGGGATGACTAGATATGCTAATGCCGCTATAAACGGGCAAGGGTTATTATTTAAAGTAACATTACAAACCAAATCATCTTTGCCAGCTTTAACGCAAACTCAAGTAAATGCTATGGTTGAAGCAGCCAATAATCAAACTGGCGATGCATTAACAATTCAGGATGCTAACACAACAAACTTGACAATTATAAATAATTTAGGAGCTAGTGATATAGAAGCAGTAGGATGTAAACTGTATCCAAATCCTGTTAAAGATAAATTAAATATAGAATCCGCCACTACTATTAAGCTAACAACTATATATAATACTTTGGGACAATTGATAAATTCAATTCCACAAAACGCTAATCAAATAACAATTGATTTATCCAACTTACCCGCTAATAATTATTTTATTAAGATAGAGTCAGATGATAAAAAAGAAGTGTTTAAATTTATAAAAGAATAA
- a CDS encoding ATP-binding protein, whose protein sequence is MLRKKVYSPILFFILCCLGSCTNPVKEDGEKYLTLIDKADGFFDKKVQLDSAFYYYNRAKEICYSKEGEDYTYALLQIATIQQHVGDFYGSEETLTEALANYKGSVYKPYLYNMMAVAFDKQKKWDDALLYYQKASKSFKDTIARTLARNNIGLIYQEKNQHEKAIVILKPLLNKHNRKQDDALILNNLGYSQYKLNRPEAYANLLKSYQVTDSLKDVMGSIQTNTHLAEFFRDKDKKKSSQFALNALNAAKQVNNPDDKLESLKYLIQSSEPQAAKKYITDFLKINDSLTTSRNSAKNQFAKIRFDSKKAIENEKKYKSKMQFAFFTVAIIVFLAMLVFWYIRKRNRKKLEASVYETEHRIAKKIHDELANDVFQAMNYAENQDLKNPLNREVLVENLDAIYAKARDISQSNSEIKTDASYSKELLELINSFNSNEVNIIVKNASVIDWNKVNKETKYAVYRVLQELLVNMKKHSEANLVALSFENTSKSLEIKYSDNGKGIDPTTFSKKGLQNAENRIKALKGTFNFDSKTSKGFRVTIQIPK, encoded by the coding sequence ATGTTACGTAAAAAAGTATATTCCCCGATTTTATTTTTTATCCTTTGCTGTCTAGGTTCTTGTACCAATCCTGTAAAAGAAGATGGGGAAAAGTATTTGACCTTAATCGATAAAGCGGATGGGTTCTTTGATAAAAAAGTGCAACTGGATAGCGCATTTTACTATTACAACCGCGCCAAGGAAATTTGTTATAGTAAAGAGGGGGAAGATTATACCTATGCCCTCTTACAAATTGCAACCATTCAGCAACATGTGGGCGATTTCTACGGAAGTGAAGAAACGTTAACCGAAGCATTGGCTAATTATAAAGGTTCCGTGTACAAACCCTACCTTTATAATATGATGGCGGTGGCTTTTGATAAACAGAAAAAATGGGATGATGCGCTGTTATACTATCAAAAAGCCTCAAAAAGTTTTAAAGATACTATAGCAAGAACGCTTGCTAGAAACAATATCGGTTTGATTTACCAAGAGAAAAATCAGCATGAAAAGGCCATAGTAATACTAAAACCATTATTAAATAAGCATAACCGAAAACAGGATGATGCCTTAATCCTCAATAACCTTGGGTATTCACAATATAAGTTAAACCGTCCCGAAGCCTATGCTAATCTTTTAAAATCATATCAAGTAACAGACAGTCTAAAGGATGTCATGGGAAGCATTCAAACCAACACTCACTTGGCGGAGTTTTTTAGGGATAAGGATAAAAAAAAGTCAAGCCAGTTTGCGCTTAATGCGCTCAACGCCGCAAAGCAAGTAAATAACCCTGACGATAAACTCGAATCCCTGAAATACTTAATACAAAGTAGTGAGCCGCAAGCCGCAAAAAAATATATAACCGACTTTTTAAAAATAAATGATAGTCTGACTACAAGCCGAAATTCAGCTAAAAATCAGTTTGCCAAAATCAGATTTGATTCCAAAAAAGCAATCGAAAATGAAAAGAAATACAAGAGCAAAATGCAGTTTGCCTTTTTTACAGTAGCAATAATTGTTTTCTTGGCCATGCTAGTATTCTGGTATATTCGAAAAAGGAATAGGAAGAAGTTAGAAGCCTCGGTATATGAAACCGAGCATAGAATCGCTAAAAAAATTCATGATGAATTAGCCAATGATGTATTTCAAGCCATGAATTATGCGGAAAACCAAGATCTTAAAAATCCTTTAAATAGAGAGGTTTTAGTTGAAAATTTAGATGCTATTTATGCAAAGGCAAGAGATATATCACAATCCAATAGTGAAATTAAAACAGATGCATCTTACAGTAAAGAGTTGTTAGAATTAATAAATAGTTTTAACTCTAATGAAGTCAATATTATTGTAAAAAATGCCTCCGTTATTGATTGGAACAAAGTGAATAAAGAAACCAAGTATGCCGTATATCGTGTGCTGCAAGAACTATTGGTCAACATGAAAAAACACAGTGAAGCTAACTTGGTGGCACTTAGTTTTGAAAATACTTCCAAATCCTTAGAAATAAAATATTCAGACAACGGAAAAGGCATTGACCCTACTACATTCTCTAAAAAAGGACTTCAAAATGCGGAAAACCGTATTAAAGCCTTGAAAGGAACTTTTAATTTTGACAGTAAAACCAGCAAAGGTTTTAGAGTTACTATCCAAATACCCAAATAG
- a CDS encoding response regulator yields the protein MSLFKKVLVAEDIDSIFLSVIKAVSDFGITQVDHVKYCDDALLKIKKSIAEKEPYDLFISDLSFEPDYREVKIKTGEEAIAQIRGLLPQLKIIVYSVEDKSFKIKSLFDNCKINAYVHKGRNSIDQLKKAISVIEENDQIYLSPNLQYIVKDKTTLEIDDYDIKIIQELSIGVTQDELEVRFKELGITPNSKSTIEKRLGKLKDHFRANNTVHLIAIAKDLGIA from the coding sequence ATGAGCCTATTTAAAAAAGTTTTAGTTGCCGAAGATATTGACAGTATTTTTCTTTCTGTAATAAAGGCAGTAAGCGATTTTGGCATAACCCAAGTCGATCATGTTAAATATTGTGATGATGCGCTACTAAAAATTAAAAAATCAATTGCAGAGAAAGAGCCTTATGATTTATTCATTTCTGACCTTTCCTTTGAACCGGACTATCGCGAGGTTAAAATCAAAACAGGTGAAGAAGCCATTGCGCAAATTAGAGGATTATTACCCCAATTAAAAATCATTGTGTATTCCGTTGAAGATAAAAGCTTCAAAATAAAATCATTATTCGACAACTGTAAAATCAATGCTTATGTTCACAAAGGAAGGAATAGTATCGACCAACTTAAAAAAGCTATTTCAGTAATAGAAGAGAACGACCAAATATATCTCTCACCCAATTTACAGTATATAGTTAAAGACAAAACGACACTTGAAATAGATGATTACGATATTAAGATAATACAAGAATTGTCCATAGGAGTGACTCAAGATGAACTCGAAGTCAGATTCAAAGAACTGGGTATAACCCCCAACAGCAAAAGTACTATCGAAAAAAGATTAGGTAAACTCAAAGACCACTTCAGAGCTAACAATACCGTGCATCTTATTGCAATTGCCAAAGACTTAGGAATAGCTTAA
- a CDS encoding HTH domain-containing protein yields MDIRVIIKIHELIKAKRAGNSEDLSERLGISVRTVYNYITFMKTELNAPITYDSQNKKYRYERECELNFKG; encoded by the coding sequence TTGGATATAAGAGTCATCATAAAAATTCACGAGCTAATTAAAGCCAAGCGAGCAGGTAATTCAGAAGATCTTTCGGAGAGATTAGGGATTTCTGTGCGCACGGTTTATAATTATATCACTTTTATGAAAACAGAACTCAATGCTCCTATAACTTACGATTCCCAAAATAAAAAATACCGTTACGAAAGGGAATGTGAATTGAATTTCAAGGGGTAG
- a CDS encoding penicillin-binding protein activator LpoB has protein sequence MRNLNSLLLLLLTNVFLVHSQSPAKPILGVAAFTSEVNSKYSGAVAEKVVQVVTNSKRFTVVDRTSYDKLKQELEFQKSEAFLDSKNTVKQDVALAAENMIVGNILKMSIYAIKNSDGSVNGYKSSISFTLKVNEVESGKTTEAESFQTDVSPLMLSPESAVNEALKSVEPKLIAYFIKTFPLTTKICKILTIKKETALTILISGGKEFGFKEGDKLTVEKNEMIDGKPYPSQIGELKISKIAGDDFSECTVSDGGKEILSRFNAAEKLTCKLILK, from the coding sequence ATGAGAAATTTAAACTCTCTTTTATTGCTTCTGCTTACGAATGTGTTTTTAGTGCATTCGCAATCACCTGCAAAACCAATTTTAGGAGTCGCAGCATTTACTTCAGAAGTTAATTCTAAGTATTCTGGTGCTGTTGCTGAAAAGGTAGTCCAAGTAGTTACTAATTCAAAACGCTTTACGGTAGTTGACAGAACCAGTTATGATAAACTCAAACAGGAACTAGAATTCCAAAAGTCAGAGGCTTTTCTGGATAGTAAAAACACCGTTAAGCAGGATGTGGCTCTAGCAGCTGAAAACATGATTGTCGGCAATATTCTAAAAATGAGTATTTACGCGATTAAAAACAGTGATGGAAGTGTTAATGGCTACAAATCAAGTATCTCTTTTACGTTGAAAGTAAATGAGGTAGAATCTGGAAAAACTACTGAAGCCGAGAGCTTTCAGACCGATGTAAGTCCTTTAATGTTATCCCCTGAAAGTGCCGTAAACGAAGCATTAAAATCAGTTGAGCCCAAATTAATAGCCTATTTTATAAAAACATTCCCACTAACAACTAAGATTTGTAAAATCCTAACCATAAAAAAGGAAACGGCCTTGACTATTTTAATTTCTGGAGGAAAGGAATTTGGTTTTAAGGAAGGCGATAAACTAACCGTTGAAAAAAATGAAATGATTGACGGCAAACCATATCCATCTCAGATAGGCGAATTAAAAATAAGCAAAATTGCAGGGGATGATTTTTCAGAATGTACTGTTTCTGATGGAGGGAAGGAAATTCTTTCCAGATTTAACGCTGCAGAAAAATTAACTTGTAAACTAATACTAAAATAG
- a CDS encoding DUF6175 family protein, with protein MIYKAIKYNAVLLMLCISNNIFSQIASTNSGGQVVTVQPKIMVIPYTKEGEDLRTVLENDPNKRIAITKIKEGFDSRGFTTVDFIAKLKAAKDNNIFTSDNQTDIKAQIIQMSGADVYVQAEVIVDNASSGNAVKLILTGYEASTGNSLSNKVGESGRFYTEDYNKLASKAVESCIEDFLNVMQTKFTDIVNNGKSVIVDISFDAGSQYKMSSEIGSDGLPLSDQIEVWMEKNAFKNNYHIQGTTDTRMILDDVKIPLKDQTTGNNYNPNKFALEIFKFFKGLGLQPAKDVKSSTIYITIK; from the coding sequence ATGATATATAAAGCCATAAAATATAATGCTGTACTGCTGATGCTATGCATTTCAAATAATATATTCAGCCAAATTGCGTCGACCAACAGTGGCGGTCAGGTAGTAACAGTGCAACCCAAAATAATGGTAATCCCCTATACAAAAGAGGGTGAAGATTTGCGTACTGTTTTAGAAAACGACCCAAACAAACGAATTGCAATAACCAAAATAAAAGAAGGTTTTGACAGTAGAGGTTTTACAACAGTAGATTTTATAGCAAAATTAAAAGCCGCTAAAGACAACAATATTTTTACTTCGGATAATCAAACAGACATTAAGGCTCAGATTATTCAGATGTCTGGTGCTGATGTTTATGTACAGGCAGAAGTAATAGTTGACAACGCAAGTTCTGGTAATGCTGTAAAACTAATTTTAACTGGTTATGAAGCATCAACAGGAAATTCATTATCGAATAAAGTTGGAGAGAGTGGTAGGTTTTACACTGAAGATTATAACAAGCTGGCTTCAAAAGCAGTTGAAAGTTGTATTGAGGATTTCCTAAATGTAATGCAGACCAAATTTACAGATATTGTAAATAATGGGAAATCGGTTATCGTTGATATCAGTTTTGATGCTGGTTCGCAGTATAAAATGTCATCAGAGATAGGCTCAGATGGGTTACCTCTTTCCGATCAGATTGAAGTATGGATGGAAAAAAATGCGTTTAAAAACAATTATCACATCCAAGGGACAACCGATACGAGAATGATCTTAGACGATGTCAAAATTCCATTGAAGGACCAAACTACAGGTAATAATTACAATCCAAACAAATTTGCGCTCGAAATTTTTAAATTTTTCAAAGGCTTGGGCTTACAACCAGCTAAAGATGTTAAAAGCAGTACAATTTATATAACAATTAAATAA
- a CDS encoding molecular chaperone DnaJ, with product MISPIDSNKKIILVEKITLFNSVWFWIAIVELAVILFLIHKLKRKMKVSTLSDLETKNIKNSKKSNVDMDNLINSIHNSRTLYKELSKKCHPDKFINDSKQKVAEEIFQEITKNERNFEKLNALKLRAINELNINF from the coding sequence ATGATTTCACCAATTGATTCAAATAAAAAAATTATTCTAGTCGAAAAAATAACACTCTTTAATTCAGTGTGGTTTTGGATTGCGATAGTTGAACTAGCAGTAATTCTTTTTTTGATACATAAACTAAAACGAAAAATGAAAGTTTCTACACTCTCTGATTTGGAAACAAAAAATATTAAAAATTCAAAGAAGAGTAATGTTGATATGGATAATCTTATTAATAGCATTCATAATTCGAGAACTTTATATAAAGAGTTGAGTAAGAAATGCCATCCAGATAAATTTATAAATGACTCTAAGCAAAAAGTAGCAGAAGAAATTTTTCAGGAGATCACAAAAAATGAAAGAAATTTTGAAAAATTAAACGCTTTAAAACTTAGGGCAATTAATGAATTAAATATTAATTTTTAA
- a CDS encoding endonuclease/exonuclease/phosphatase family protein yields MKTKLLLLFLILTVVVHAQLKTLSWNLENFGKSKSDTTISFIANTIKEYDIIAIQEVVAGYGGSQAVARLAEELNRKGAKWDYVISDPTSSSSYKTERYAFLWKTASIKLIGKPWLEKKYHLEIDREPYYATFEYKSKQITLVNFHAITKSKQPETEIKYFKFLPAEYPNVNLVFLGDFNCPQSHTVFNPLRKMGWKNAFEKQKTSLRKECKGEDCLASEFDNIWFQSSKVTLSNPKVLYFYKSFPTLKEARKISDHIPIAVELLPN; encoded by the coding sequence ATGAAAACCAAACTACTCTTACTATTTCTTATACTAACAGTAGTTGTCCACGCTCAACTCAAAACCCTCTCTTGGAACCTCGAGAACTTTGGCAAATCAAAATCAGATACTACGATAAGCTTTATTGCCAATACCATTAAGGAATATGACATAATTGCCATTCAGGAAGTAGTGGCTGGTTATGGTGGCTCCCAAGCTGTTGCAAGATTGGCAGAGGAACTAAACAGAAAAGGAGCCAAATGGGACTATGTTATAAGTGACCCAACGAGTAGTTCATCCTATAAAACAGAGCGCTATGCTTTTCTTTGGAAGACGGCAAGCATAAAGCTAATTGGCAAACCTTGGCTTGAAAAGAAATACCATCTCGAAATCGACCGAGAACCCTATTATGCCACTTTTGAATATAAGAGTAAACAAATCACTTTAGTCAACTTTCACGCCATAACCAAAAGCAAACAACCAGAAACCGAAATCAAATATTTTAAGTTTTTACCAGCTGAATACCCAAACGTAAACCTTGTATTCTTAGGTGATTTCAATTGCCCCCAATCACATACGGTTTTTAATCCGTTGAGGAAAATGGGATGGAAAAATGCTTTTGAAAAGCAGAAAACTTCCCTGAGGAAAGAATGCAAAGGGGAAGATTGCCTTGCTTCCGAATTTGACAACATTTGGTTTCAGTCCTCAAAAGTGACGCTTTCCAATCCCAAAGTCCTTTATTTTTACAAATCATTTCCCACCCTAAAAGAAGCAAGGAAAATTTCAGACCATATTCCAATTGCAGTCGAATTATTACCTAACTAG
- a CDS encoding DUF5763 domain-containing protein, translated as MYKYLIVVLFFSLTANAQKIYKTPSGAKYHLGSCRMVNNVSEELSFEKAAELGLTPCKICKPQHYNTLGFKASTNRAQGQSQTVQCKGITKKGTRCKHMTSIANGYCFQHNPAN; from the coding sequence ATGTATAAATATCTAATCGTAGTTTTATTTTTTTCTTTAACTGCAAACGCCCAAAAGATTTATAAGACCCCTTCTGGTGCAAAGTATCATTTGGGTAGTTGTAGAATGGTTAACAATGTGTCGGAGGAACTATCTTTTGAAAAGGCGGCTGAACTTGGGTTGACCCCTTGTAAAATATGCAAACCACAGCATTATAATACATTGGGATTCAAGGCTTCCACAAACAGAGCTCAAGGGCAAAGTCAAACGGTTCAGTGTAAAGGAATAACAAAAAAAGGCACAAGATGCAAACACATGACTAGCATCGCCAATGGATATTGTTTTCAGCATAATCCTGCTAATTGA
- a CDS encoding glycoside hydrolase family 19 protein: MYYSTSQRLMAIWPTRFKTVESTLPYLKNPEKLGNFVYANLMGNGTPASGDGFRYRGRGWFNGTGKDFYKKMTTLSKHDFVAHPDDMAVPKFAVLSACEEWKENNLNALADKEEFTKITKIINGVLISLQSRLVHYHKARAFFGV, from the coding sequence ATGTATTACTCGACTTCCCAACGCTTGATGGCGATTTGGCCAACACGTTTTAAAACGGTAGAAAGCACCCTTCCCTATTTAAAGAACCCTGAGAAATTAGGCAATTTTGTTTATGCTAACCTCATGGGCAATGGTACTCCAGCCAGTGGTGATGGTTTTCGCTATCGTGGTAGAGGTTGGTTTAATGGTACGGGGAAAGATTTTTATAAAAAAATGACAACTTTGAGTAAACACGATTTTGTAGCCCATCCGGATGATATGGCGGTGCCTAAATTTGCTGTATTGTCGGCTTGTGAAGAATGGAAGGAGAATAATTTAAACGCGCTAGCAGATAAAGAAGAGTTTACCAAAATCACCAAGATTATTAACGGAGTGTTAATTAGCTTGCAAAGTAGACTGGTGCATTATCATAAAGCTAGAGCGTTTTTTGGGGTTTGA